A single window of Nicotiana sylvestris chromosome 3, ASM39365v2, whole genome shotgun sequence DNA harbors:
- the LOC104211722 gene encoding uncharacterized protein: MKTFSIKDVYLKNRGEFSKVSWRRIIWNNARLSKWIFMIYLAAHRRLQIRDRLKRWGCVEDDSCPLCNAEAETMNHLFFVCPFSKIIWVTMLRWLKIVRPVMDWEHELQWAEQHCRGRSAAAEIYRMILVGSIYYIWQERSAKVFQEIQRTAETITRSLAQDIHCRGNVKKCLKRKLIELNSYPTV; the protein is encoded by the coding sequence ATGAAGACTTTCAGTATTAAAGATGTGTACTTGAAGAATAGAGGAGAATTCAGTAAAGTTTCATGGAGAAGGATCATCTGGAACAATGCTAGATTATCAAAATGGATATTCATGATATATTTGGCTGCTCACAGAAGACTCCAAATAAGAGACAGATTGAAAAGGTGGGGATGTGTAGAAGATGACTCATGTCCGTTATGCAATGCAGAAGCAGAGACCATGAATCACTTATTCTTTGTATGCCCATTCTCAAAGATAATATGGGTTACTATGTTACGATGGCTGAAGATTGTTAGACCAGTTATGGATTGGGAACATGAGCTGCAATGGGCTGAACAACACTGTCGTGGTAGAAGTGCAGCTGCTGAAATCTACAGGATGATACTGGTTGGTAGCATATACTATATTTGGCAAGAAAGGAGTGCTAAAGTCTTTCAAGAAATACAGAGAACTGCTGAAACAATTACTAGAAGTTTAGCACAAGATATACATTGTAGAGGAAATGTAAAGAAATGCTTGAAAAGGAAACTGATTGAATTGAATTCTTATCCTACTGTTTAG
- the LOC104211719 gene encoding uncharacterized protein isoform X2, whose amino-acid sequence MWAASCLASCCAACACDACRTVVSGISRRSARIAYCGLFALSLIVSWILREVAAPLMEKIPWINSFHSTPNREWFETDAVLRVSLGNFLFFTILAILMIGVKNQKDPRDSMHHGGWMMKIICWCLMVIFMFFLPNGIISFYETISKFGSGLFLLVQVVLLLDFVHSWNDKWVGYDEQFWYVALLVVSLVCYVATFAFNGLLFHFFTPSGHDCGLNTFFIVMTLIVIFIFAVVTLHPSVGGSILPASVLSLYCTYLCYSALASEPRDYECNGLHKHSKAVSSGSLALGLLTTVLSVVYSAVRAGSSTTLLSPPSSPRAGKPLLPLDKVDEEEEKERAKPVTYSYSFFHLIFSLASMYSAMLLTGWSTSVGESGKLVDVGWPSVWVRIVTGWATAALFIWSQVAPILFPDREF is encoded by the exons ATGTGGGCAGCTTCTTGCCTTGCGTCATGCTGCGCGGCGTGCGCTTGTGACGCTTGTCGTACGGTAGTGTCAGGGATCAGCCGTCGTTCCGCCAGGATTGCCTATTGTGGTCTTTTCGCTTTGTCACTCATTGTCTCGTGGATTCTTAGAGAGGTTGCTGCTCCTTTAATGGAGAAAATACCAT GGATTAATAGCTTTCATTCGACACCGAACAGAGAGTGGTTTGAGACAGATGCTGTGCTTCGGGTTAGTCTGGGGAACTTCCTATTTTTCACTATCTTAGCAATCTTAATGATTGGTGTGAAGAACCAGAAAGACCCGCGTGACAGCATGCACCATGGAGGTTGGATGATGAAAATCATTTGCTGGTGCCTCATGGTAATATTTATGTTTTTCCTTCCAAATGGAATCATCAGCTTCTATG AGACAATTTCCAAGTTTGGTTCTGGACTATTTCTCCTCGTGCAAGTTGTGCTCTTGTTGGATTTTGTGCATAGTTGGAATGACAAATGGGTTGGATACGATGAGCAGTTCTG GTATGTGGCGTTGCTTGTTGTTTCACTTGTATGTTATGTGGCCACCTTTGCCTTCAATGGACTGCTTTTCCACTTTTTCACTCCATCTGGACATGACTGTGGGCTTAACACTTTCTTTATAGTGATGACCCTTATAGTCATCTTCATCTTTGCTGTTGTTACACTGCATCCATCG GTAGGAGGAAGCATTTTACCTGCATCAGTTTTATCTTTGTACTGTACATACCTTTGTTACAGTGCACTTGCAAGTGAACCTAGGGATTATGAGTGCAATGGTCTACATAAGCACTCTAAGGCTGTTTCCAGTGGTAGTCTTGCATTAGGGCTGCTAACAACTGTCCTATCTGTTGTTTACTCTGCTGTTCGTGCTGGCTCTTCAACAACTCTGCTTTCTCCTCCAAGCTCACCACGCGCAG GGAAGCCTTTGCTGCCGTTGGACAAGGTTGATGAGgaggaagaaaaggagagagccAAGCCAGTCACATACTCCTATTCTTTCTTCCACCTTATCTTTTCTCTTGCTAGTATGTACTCGGCCATGCTTCTTACAGGTTGGTCAACCTCCGTGGGGGAGAGTGGAAAATTGGTGGACGTCGGGTGGCCATCTGTCTGGGTCAGGATTGTGACCGGGTGGGCAACTGCTGCTTTGTTTATCTGGTCTCAAGTTGCTCCAATTCTGTTTCCAGACAGAGAGTTCTGA
- the LOC104211719 gene encoding uncharacterized protein isoform X1, with the protein MWAASCLASCCAACACDACRTVVSGISRRSARIAYCGLFALSLIVSWILREVAAPLMEKIPWINSFHSTPNREWFETDAVLRVSLGNFLFFTILAILMIGVKNQKDPRDSMHHGGWMMKIICWCLMVIFMFFLPNGIISFYETISKFGSGLFLLVQVVLLLDFVHSWNDKWVGYDEQFWYVALLVVSLVCYVATFAFNGLLFHFFTPSGHDCGLNTFFIVMTLIVIFIFAVVTLHPSVGGSILPASVLSLYCTYLCYSALASEPRDYECNGLHKHSKAVSSGSLALGLLTTVLSVVYSAVRAGSSTTLLSPPSSPRAGAGKPLLPLDKVDEEEEKERAKPVTYSYSFFHLIFSLASMYSAMLLTGWSTSVGESGKLVDVGWPSVWVRIVTGWATAALFIWSQVAPILFPDREF; encoded by the exons ATGTGGGCAGCTTCTTGCCTTGCGTCATGCTGCGCGGCGTGCGCTTGTGACGCTTGTCGTACGGTAGTGTCAGGGATCAGCCGTCGTTCCGCCAGGATTGCCTATTGTGGTCTTTTCGCTTTGTCACTCATTGTCTCGTGGATTCTTAGAGAGGTTGCTGCTCCTTTAATGGAGAAAATACCAT GGATTAATAGCTTTCATTCGACACCGAACAGAGAGTGGTTTGAGACAGATGCTGTGCTTCGGGTTAGTCTGGGGAACTTCCTATTTTTCACTATCTTAGCAATCTTAATGATTGGTGTGAAGAACCAGAAAGACCCGCGTGACAGCATGCACCATGGAGGTTGGATGATGAAAATCATTTGCTGGTGCCTCATGGTAATATTTATGTTTTTCCTTCCAAATGGAATCATCAGCTTCTATG AGACAATTTCCAAGTTTGGTTCTGGACTATTTCTCCTCGTGCAAGTTGTGCTCTTGTTGGATTTTGTGCATAGTTGGAATGACAAATGGGTTGGATACGATGAGCAGTTCTG GTATGTGGCGTTGCTTGTTGTTTCACTTGTATGTTATGTGGCCACCTTTGCCTTCAATGGACTGCTTTTCCACTTTTTCACTCCATCTGGACATGACTGTGGGCTTAACACTTTCTTTATAGTGATGACCCTTATAGTCATCTTCATCTTTGCTGTTGTTACACTGCATCCATCG GTAGGAGGAAGCATTTTACCTGCATCAGTTTTATCTTTGTACTGTACATACCTTTGTTACAGTGCACTTGCAAGTGAACCTAGGGATTATGAGTGCAATGGTCTACATAAGCACTCTAAGGCTGTTTCCAGTGGTAGTCTTGCATTAGGGCTGCTAACAACTGTCCTATCTGTTGTTTACTCTGCTGTTCGTGCTGGCTCTTCAACAACTCTGCTTTCTCCTCCAAGCTCACCACGCGCAG GTGCAGGGAAGCCTTTGCTGCCGTTGGACAAGGTTGATGAGgaggaagaaaaggagagagccAAGCCAGTCACATACTCCTATTCTTTCTTCCACCTTATCTTTTCTCTTGCTAGTATGTACTCGGCCATGCTTCTTACAGGTTGGTCAACCTCCGTGGGGGAGAGTGGAAAATTGGTGGACGTCGGGTGGCCATCTGTCTGGGTCAGGATTGTGACCGGGTGGGCAACTGCTGCTTTGTTTATCTGGTCTCAAGTTGCTCCAATTCTGTTTCCAGACAGAGAGTTCTGA
- the LOC104211720 gene encoding ubiquitin receptor RAD23b isoform X2, giving the protein MNLTVKTLKGSHFEIRVQPSDTIMAVKKHIEDVQGKDNYPCGQQLLIHNGKVLKDESTLVENNVSEDGFLVVMLSKSKTASSSGTTSAQPSVAAANPTPAPEVTPPSQAPKNVASASDAAAASLPTDDYSQAASNLVAGNNLEQTIQQIMDMGGGSWDKETVTRALRAAYNNPERAVDYLYSGIPETAEVAVPVAHGGVNSAAGTTAVPTAPSSGGPNSAPLNLFPQENVAGAGGAGLGSLDFLRNNQQFQALRSMVQANPQILQPMLQELGKQNPQLLRSIQEHHQEFLQLINEPVDGSDGDIFDQAEQEIPHTVSVTPEEQAVIERLEAMGFDRALVIEAFLACDRNEELAANYLLEHAGDYED; this is encoded by the exons ATGAACCTCACTGTAAAGACTCTCAAAGGCAGTCACTTCGAAATTAGGGTTCAGCCCTCCGATACC ATTATGGCTGTCAAGAAACACATTGAAGATGTGCAAGGAAAAGATAATTACCCATGTGGGCAGCAGTTGCTGATTCACAATGGTAAAGTGCTGAAGGATGAAAGTACATTAGTGGAAAACAACGTCTCTGAGGATGGTTTCCTCGTTGTCATGCTTAGTAAG AGCAAAACCGCTAGCTCAAGTGGGACAACATCTGCTCAG CCATCAGTTGCTGCAGCTAATCCTACTCCAGCACCTGAAGTGACTCCGCCATCACA GGCCCCAAAGAATGTTGCGTCTGCTTCTGATGCTGCAGCAGCTAG TCTTCCAACTGATGATTATAGTCAAGCTGCGTCAAATCTAGTTGCTGGCAATAATCTTGAGCAGACAATACAACAAATTATGGATATGGGCGGCGGCAGCTGGGACAAAGAGACAGTTACACGTGCACTTCGAGCAGCTTATAACAATCCTGAAAGAGCTGTTGATTACTTATATTCA GGAATTCCTGAAACAGCCGAAGTTGCTGTACCGGTTGCTCATGGTGGAGTTAATTCTGCAGCTGGGACTACTGCAGTGCCTACTGCACCTTCCTCTGGCGGACCTAATTCTGCTCCTTTAAATTTGTTTCCTCAG GAGAATGTTGCTGGTGCTGGCGGTGCTGGTCTTGGATCCCTTGATTTTCTCAGGAACAACCAACAG tTCCAAGCTTTACGTTCTATGGTTCAAGCTAACCCACAAATTTTACAG CCTATGCTTCAGGAACTAGGAAAGCAAAATCCTCAGCTTTTAAGATCTATACAGGAGCATCATCAAGAGTTTCTTCAATTAATTAATGAACCTGTAGATGGTTCCGACGG GGACATCTTTGATCAGGCTGAGCAAGAGATACCCCACACAGTTAGTGTCACACCAGAAGAGCAGGCGGTGATTGAGCGA CTGGAGGCAATGGGTTTTGATAGAGCTCTTGTCATTGAGGCTTTTTTGGCTTGTGATCGCAATGAGGAACTAGCCGCAAATTATCTGTTGGAGCATGCAGGAGATTACGAAGATTAA
- the LOC104211720 gene encoding ubiquitin receptor RAD23b isoform X1 → MNLTVKTLKGSHFEIRVQPSDTIMAVKKHIEDVQGKDNYPCGQQLLIHNGKVLKDESTLVENNVSEDGFLVVMLSKSKTASSSGTTSAQQPSVAAANPTPAPEVTPPSQAPKNVASASDAAAASLPTDDYSQAASNLVAGNNLEQTIQQIMDMGGGSWDKETVTRALRAAYNNPERAVDYLYSGIPETAEVAVPVAHGGVNSAAGTTAVPTAPSSGGPNSAPLNLFPQENVAGAGGAGLGSLDFLRNNQQFQALRSMVQANPQILQPMLQELGKQNPQLLRSIQEHHQEFLQLINEPVDGSDGDIFDQAEQEIPHTVSVTPEEQAVIERLEAMGFDRALVIEAFLACDRNEELAANYLLEHAGDYED, encoded by the exons ATGAACCTCACTGTAAAGACTCTCAAAGGCAGTCACTTCGAAATTAGGGTTCAGCCCTCCGATACC ATTATGGCTGTCAAGAAACACATTGAAGATGTGCAAGGAAAAGATAATTACCCATGTGGGCAGCAGTTGCTGATTCACAATGGTAAAGTGCTGAAGGATGAAAGTACATTAGTGGAAAACAACGTCTCTGAGGATGGTTTCCTCGTTGTCATGCTTAGTAAG AGCAAAACCGCTAGCTCAAGTGGGACAACATCTGCTCAG CAGCCATCAGTTGCTGCAGCTAATCCTACTCCAGCACCTGAAGTGACTCCGCCATCACA GGCCCCAAAGAATGTTGCGTCTGCTTCTGATGCTGCAGCAGCTAG TCTTCCAACTGATGATTATAGTCAAGCTGCGTCAAATCTAGTTGCTGGCAATAATCTTGAGCAGACAATACAACAAATTATGGATATGGGCGGCGGCAGCTGGGACAAAGAGACAGTTACACGTGCACTTCGAGCAGCTTATAACAATCCTGAAAGAGCTGTTGATTACTTATATTCA GGAATTCCTGAAACAGCCGAAGTTGCTGTACCGGTTGCTCATGGTGGAGTTAATTCTGCAGCTGGGACTACTGCAGTGCCTACTGCACCTTCCTCTGGCGGACCTAATTCTGCTCCTTTAAATTTGTTTCCTCAG GAGAATGTTGCTGGTGCTGGCGGTGCTGGTCTTGGATCCCTTGATTTTCTCAGGAACAACCAACAG tTCCAAGCTTTACGTTCTATGGTTCAAGCTAACCCACAAATTTTACAG CCTATGCTTCAGGAACTAGGAAAGCAAAATCCTCAGCTTTTAAGATCTATACAGGAGCATCATCAAGAGTTTCTTCAATTAATTAATGAACCTGTAGATGGTTCCGACGG GGACATCTTTGATCAGGCTGAGCAAGAGATACCCCACACAGTTAGTGTCACACCAGAAGAGCAGGCGGTGATTGAGCGA CTGGAGGCAATGGGTTTTGATAGAGCTCTTGTCATTGAGGCTTTTTTGGCTTGTGATCGCAATGAGGAACTAGCCGCAAATTATCTGTTGGAGCATGCAGGAGATTACGAAGATTAA